The nucleotide sequence CCGGTTTCGTTAAGATTGTTTTCTTCAGCTTCTGTTCTTCCCAAATAATGTTGCGAGAGCACATAATCTAAATTTTTCTTTAACCTGATACTGGTTTCAATTCCTTCGCAATCTTCGCAAGGCAACACCCCTTCATAGACCCCGTCCCAATCCAAAGAATTTCGAGAATTATGAGCATTGCCTGGCTTAGTACTTATTTCTTCCGTAGAACTTTCTAACGAATTACTTTCTGCTGTTTTCTCCTGATCTTTACAGGAAATTAGACAAACAAGCGCGAGAAGAATTATAATAGATTTCATAATTTATTTCTTTAAAAGAGCGCTAAATTTATAGAAAATGAAATTTAAAACTCTTTAATTTAACATTTCTTCCTATTATTGAAACCTATTGCAAACAGAAAATCAATGGACTTTAAAGCGAAAATACTACAGGGAATTCCCAGTGAACTTCCACCTAAAAAAGAATACGATACTTCGGTAAATCACGCTCCTAAACGAAAGGCTATTCTAAACGCCGAAGAAAAACAATTAGCACTTCAAAATGCCCTGCGTTATTTTGAAGAAAAACATCACCAGGAATTGCTACCTGAATTTAAGGAGGAATTAGAGAAATACGGAAGAATTTATATGTATCGCCTGAAGCCAGACTATGATATGTATGCCCGCAATATTGAAGAATATCCTGGAAATAGCACGCAAGCAAAAGGAATCATGCTAATGATTCAAAACAACCTGGATCCTAAAGTAGCACAGCATCCCGATGAATTGATTACTTACGGTGGCAACGGGGCAGTTTTTCAAAACTGGGCACAATACCTGCTCACTATGCAATATTTAGCCGAAATGGAAAACGACCAGACTTTGGTAATGTATTCTGGCCATCCTATGGGCGTATTTCCTTCCCATGAAAATGCCCCAAGAGTAGTAGTTACTAACGGAATGATGATCCCAAATTATTCGAAACCCGATGACTGGGAAAAATTTAATGCCCTTGGTGTAACTCAATATGGTCAAATGACGGCTGGAAGTTATATGTACATTGGTCCGCAAGGAATTGTTCATGGTACCACGATCACAGTTTTAAACGCTGGAAGAAAAATATCAAAATCTGGAGAAGGTCTGGAAGGTAAATTATTCGTGACT is from Salegentibacter mishustinae and encodes:
- a CDS encoding copper resistance protein NlpE, which codes for MKSIIILLALVCLISCKDQEKTAESNSLESSTEEISTKPGNAHNSRNSLDWDGVYEGVLPCEDCEGIETSIRLKKNLDYVLSQHYLGRTEAEENNLNETGKFEWNKQGNTISLGEQQKLYFQVSENYLLQVFKDESKVMGDSAIKYRLTKTNNL